The Effusibacillus pohliae DSM 22757 genome contains a region encoding:
- a CDS encoding Imm26 family immunity protein, with protein sequence MQPSRKKPKSGDVFVIQPKPNLYFYGKVIKTDMPSKNLVILCNLIYIYRVPSKDKVLPPRLNPIRLSELKFPYRL encoded by the coding sequence ATGCAACCATCCAGAAAGAAGCCAAAGTCAGGAGACGTATTTGTTATTCAACCAAAACCAAATTTATATTTTTATGGAAAAGTAATAAAAACTGATATGCCAAGTAAAAACTTAGTAATACTTTGTAATCTCATATACATTTATAGAGTGCCATCTAAGGATAAGGTACTTCCCCCCCGGTTAAATCCGATAAGACTCTCGGAATTAAAATTTCCTTACAGGCTCTAG